The window GGAATGTCGAGACCACGAGCAGCAACATCAGTACACAGCAAGATACCTTTCTCTGCTTTCATAAAGTCGAAAAAGGTTTTAGTTCTTCGGTTCTGATCCAGCCCTCCATGGATGTCACAGCTCTCGACGTTGATGAGTTTCATGATCTCGGCGTGGAACTGAACCGACTTGCACGTCGAGAAGAAGAccattattttcttgtttagGTTCTTTTTCAAGAAAGAGATTAGAAGGAGAAGCCTTTTCTCGCTCGGAACAACACAGTAGCCTTGCTCCAATCCTTCATTCGTCACCtaagagttttggaaacttaaTTAAGTAAAATCTCCATGGCATGCTTCTTAAGATTTTCATTATAAGTGTGTTTCTTTTGATTCATACCTTGCGTCTACCATCATCGACATCAACAAGAACAGGAGACGTCAATGACACCCGGGCAAGATCTTGAACCTGCAATGATTCACCAATCAGTAAGCATAATTAAATAACAGCAAGTAAACTAATAGTGACAATATAGCAGCTAAAGAATAGTACCTTGGAGGTTTGGGTGGCAGAGAATAGTGCGGTTTGCCTAGTCTGCAGAAACATAGTAAGAGCTTTAATCAGAACAAAATCTAAACCATAGTAAAGCCAAACGCTCTGGCACATGATTTGCAATGCTATTTCTCCAGTTGGTTTCAGCTGAAGGGAATAGCAATACCATAGCATGTTGCTTTAGAAGGAATCTTTCATACTGGAAGGTTTGAAGGCACAAAGAGATAATTTACCTTCGGTAAAATCTTTAGAATCTTGTTCATATCTTCCTCAAAATTTTCTTCCAGTATCCTATCAGCTTCATCGATCACAAGGCACTGCAATTTGATGGAACAAATATAAAGATTAAATATCCAGTATTAGTCATATAACTATAAGTACAGTTACAACCCaagctaaaaaaaaatataatcataaaCCAAAGAATCTGTAGTTTTCCCTCTTTTATCCTATCACAAAGGCCGCGGAATGAAGACAGCAATAAGCTTCTGTCTATAGTTCACCTATGGCTCTTCAACTATAACTGTTTGTCCATGTGGATCAACAGTAATAGTATTTTAACTTCTACTAATCAAAAAGAAGACTTGCCAATTAGAAGAATGAAAAGGAGAGTACCTTGAGGTGTTTATAAATGAAACCCTTTGTATGTTGAAGATGGTCAAGAAGACGCCCAGGAGTTGCAATCAGCAAATTAGAACCATTCGCAATACGTTGAGCTTCTGTCCTTCTGTTATTGCCACCAATAACCATGCTGACCGTCAGTGAATGATGCTTGAGTAGCTCCTCCGCCACATTTTTTGTctgaaaatatcaaaaacagTACAATGAGTCATCTACATCAAAGATGAGAACAGGATAGGTTTGTTCTACACGGCGCATTGCAAGAGTTACAGGACTCATCTACTCACAATGACAGTAGGGTAGATAAGGAAGGCATTTTACCTGGATAGCAAGTTCTCTAGTGGGGCAAATAACGATGACACCAGTCCCATTACGAGGAGAGAAACGCTCTTTAAAGAGCAGCTCCACAGCCGGTATGAGGAAAGCAAGGGTTTTACCGGAACCAGTCCTGGCAGCACCAAGAACATCTTTCCCTTCCAAAAGGGGAGGAATAGACCCAGCTTGAATCTAAATGATAGCAAATGATTAAGACATTGTTTTGCAAATCATGTCTAAACATCAAAAACAAGGTTCAAGATGTTTACGTACTTGAGTCATGTGCTCAAAGCCCATCGTCTTGATAGCTTCGAAAGTCTGCTCAGACAACTCCAAGGATTCAAAAGTCTCATTAGTCATTATCCCTTTCccaacaacaaccatcttcgtctcttcttcttcttcctttgctTCCACCTCTTCCTCGGTTTTGTCTCCTCCCTGAGACTTCACTTTCGtaacctttttttctttcttgttatgGACTTCATCAGCCTTCTCCTCTACCAAgtgtgtttcttcttcttcttcagcccTTTGCTGCTCATTCTTCTTCCCACGGTTACGCTTTCTGATCCTCTTCTTCACCTCATCACTGCTCTTCTTCTCCAGCTCAACCATGTCTGAGCTCTAAATCAGAATACTCCAACTCTCTGCAGCAAAACTACCAAacatataaatgaaaaaaaaaacaacacattTGAGAGTAATTACAAATATCCGAAAGAGGGTCAGTTCCAAGGTTAATACAAATAAACGAGACCGTAATCGTAATTATTAGTCTAAAAAAACCGTGAATTTAGATTCTAAAAATCGAAGCTTTAGGATTGTAAACCAAACCAAGGTGGGTGAAGATTGTAATAGCTCGTGTATTACAATAGAACAAGAAAAGTTTGTACTTACATGTAGAAACGAAAGCAGTCCAAGGATTCGCCAGCCAAGAGAAactcgagagagagagatatcaGAGTGTCAAGGCGGCGCAGAGACAAGacaaggtttagggtttaaacgAGTCTTGTAATAACTTGTAACAAGTTCTGTTTTGGGCTGTATTAGAATAATGATTTTTAATCCGGTATAATATTATAAAGAATTCACAATATAAGGactaaaaaagaaactaaaatattgGGAGGGCCTTTAAATGCAAAAGTAAATTTCATTTTCTTCGCCGCTGCGATCATCAGACGTCTTCTCCTTCTCCCTTTGATTCCGATCAAAATTTCACGGTGGGTGTCTGCCGTCGCTAACGGTGCCATTCGTTAACGGTAGATTGCTCTATAGAGTTATATAGAGAGAAGGAATTTGAGTTTCTCATTTTCATCGGTGGATGTAAAGATGGTCAACCCTAAACGCATGTGAAGAATCTGATGCCTTGTATCGATCTTCAAGCAATCTCGGATTGATAAAACTGAGAAAACCCCAACAACAATCTATCAGATCTTTGTGGAAAGGTCGTAGCTTTAAGGGAGGAGGAGCTGATGGTTCTGATCTGCGAATCAACAACGTTGAACCTAGCCTATGATTAGAGATTTCGAATATTCTCTTGCGCCTTGGGTTTCTATAAAGAGCAgattttgagtttgtgattCTCAGCTTTTGCTAATCTTCTGATCGATCTCTGAGGAAGCCATGGAAGAATCTTCCCAGGTTAGTGCATTCTCTTCAAGATCTCAACTTCTGATGCCTGAGGGTGTGGATACATTCTTGAAACTAGTTTTACTACCCGTTTAGGAGATCAAGATGCTCATAGTTTTGCTTTGGAATTAGCTTATGAATGTCAGGAGAATCTTGTAAACTAGTTTCAGAGTATATATAATTGGAAAATATAGGACAAAGAGTTCAGACTTCATCCAAAATGGCATTATATATGTGATGCAAATCCTTCATATCTGAGCTAAGGGACTCGCTTCAATAATGGGATCAATATTTAGTAGAGATATGTTCAGGTAACATTATAGAGTTTAGGCAATCATGGAGCTGGGATGTCTTGGTAGTAGTTCtagtgtttgtgtgtgtttacaCGTTTGATACGCTAGTTACTGCATCTGCTACTGATGTTTAGGTGACCATTGCATAGTGGGACTGTTCTCTTGCGTAGGTTTTAAAGAGCGAAGTGAGAAATAGCGTTAGGCACTGAAAATATaactgtttctttgtttttttctccaGGGTAGTTTTGTTACGACCATAAACGAAGAGTATGAAACAATTTGCTGGGGCTGTGGACTAAACCTTGTTCTTCCCTCATACGCACCTGTTTTTAAGTGTGGCTGGTGTGGTGCAATCACCAATCAGAATCCCGTCAGACTTGAAACCAGAAACTTTGGGTTGAGACGCTTCCGTGACCGCTGTTTTGTCGTTATTCTTGCTGTCTTTATGCTCTTTGTCATATGTAAGTTCCTCATCTAAGTAGTCCAAGAGAAATCATATTTGCCATACTCCTGTTCTATATACTCATTTTGGAAAGAAACTGCAGGTGGTGGGATTTGGGCAGCGTTTCCGGTCGTGTTTTCGATCAGCTTGGCTTGTGGGATTTTCCATTCCGTTACAGCAGTGTCTCTGGCGATATCAACACTATCAACATTCATCCTTGTTGCTTTTAAGTGCGCCGGGAAACCAATAGATATTGTTTTTGGAACCCACCCTGGAGTAGGAAGCGGCGCACTTAACAACTATACCTTTTGTCACCACTGCTCCAAACCAAAGTCGCCTAGAACCCATCACTGTCGCACCTGTGGCATGTGTGTCCTCGACATGGATCACCATTGTCCCTTTGTAGGTCCCATGGCTTCACATAGAGTACTTGGTTCCTTAACATGTGTCCTAAGGCTTATGACTCTCTCTCCATGTGTTGTATTTGCAGATTGGTAACTGTGTTGGTGCGGGCAATCACAAAAACTTCATCGCCTTCCTTATCTCAGCGGTCATAAGCACAATCTACGCTGCGGTTATGTGTGTATACACCTTGATTCACATCTTGCCACCCCTGGAAAACCAAGCAGTGTATGCATCCGACATGGCACATGCTAATAGTTTGTCTGTTCTGAGAGTGGTGAAGAACATCACGCTTGCTTACATAGCCAACGCTATCTTCGTCTCTGTACGAGGCCTTGTTCTAGTATACCTCTTTGTGGCGAGTTTTTCAGTGGCGATTGGGCTGAGTGTTTTGCTGTGGCAACAGCTTAGCTATATCTATGAAGGCAAGACTTACTTGAGCCATTTGAGTTCTCAGGGAAGTGAGGAAGATGGTGAAAAGAGCTGCGGGaatcttttaaagttttttgGATGTCCGCCTTTGATTGAAAGGTACTTGCCGACTATAAGGAACTTGAGGAAGAGACATAAGACATGAGAAGAGAATGGTGAGCGCAAGATGTCCCCCCTCCTGCAACATTTGGAGCTTGTTTTTGGTCATTATACATTAATCATACTTGGAGCTAACAGGTAATGAAGATGAGCAAAGTTTGTATCTCGTTTGTGAAAACTCATGTTCATAGAAGATGGTTGGTACATTTTGTTTCAAGATTGTAAAATTTTGCTTCCCTGACATGCCTTGAATTCAATAATAACAGTATCCGTGGAGTCTCTGGGAAAAGTGTTTTCTTTCAtctatttagttttattgatccAAAGAAGTATGAACAAAGGGGATAACAAACAAATCAACATTGTCACAAAGAGATTAGATCTCTGAGATTTGGTCTAACTTTCCATATCACTATGTCCGAGAAAGAGAAGTGGAAGATTCTGAATGCAAGGGCATCTGCAATGCTTGTGTAAGATGTGGTATGGCCTGTCCATTTCCAAGAAACTTTGCTATAGTTGCTGAGATGTTGCTGATCTGATCGATTTGTTCCCCGGCACTGTGTTTTGGACCGGAACAAGTTTCTACACCATGGAATGATGGTTATCTTGATAAGCTTTTCCTGTGTCCTGGTCTTGTGTCTGTCTTAAGAAACTGAAACAGAACACTTTACTGTACTGTACACTGTTTTCATCAAAGTCACACTTTAATTGTAGCTT of the Brassica rapa cultivar Chiifu-401-42 chromosome A03, CAAS_Brap_v3.01, whole genome shotgun sequence genome contains:
- the LOC103859759 gene encoding DEAD-box ATP-dependent RNA helicase 51; protein product: MVELEKKSSDEVKKRIRKRNRGKKNEQQRAEEEEETHLVEEKADEVHNKKEKKVTKVKSQGGDKTEEEVEAKEEEEETKMVVVGKGIMTNETFESLELSEQTFEAIKTMGFEHMTQIQAGSIPPLLEGKDVLGAARTGSGKTLAFLIPAVELLFKERFSPRNGTGVIVICPTRELAIQTKNVAEELLKHHSLTVSMVIGGNNRRTEAQRIANGSNLLIATPGRLLDHLQHTKGFIYKHLKCLVIDEADRILEENFEEDMNKILKILPKTRQTALFSATQTSKVQDLARVSLTSPVLVDVDDGRRKVTNEGLEQGYCVVPSEKRLLLLISFLKKNLNKKIMVFFSTCKSVQFHAEIMKLINVESCDIHGGLDQNRRTKTFFDFMKAEKGILLCTDVAARGLDIPSVDWIIQYDPPDKPTEYIHRVGRTARGEGAKGKALLVLIPEELQFIRYLKAAKVPVKELEFNEKKLLNVRSALEKYVANDYNLNKIAKEAYRAYIAAYNSHSLKDIFNVHRLDLQAVALSFCFSSPPKVHLNIESGAGKVRKARNQQGRNGFSPYSPYGKGKSTPKEA
- the LOC103859761 gene encoding protein S-acyltransferase 11, whose translation is MEESSQGSFVTTINEEYETICWGCGLNLVLPSYAPVFKCGWCGAITNQNPVRLETRNFGLRRFRDRCFVVILAVFMLFVICGGIWAAFPVVFSISLACGIFHSVTAVSLAISTLSTFILVAFKCAGKPIDIVFGTHPGVGSGALNNYTFCHHCSKPKSPRTHHCRTCGMCVLDMDHHCPFIGNCVGAGNHKNFIAFLISAVISTIYAAVMCVYTLIHILPPLENQAVYASDMAHANSLSVLRVVKNITLAYIANAIFVSVRGLVLVYLFVASFSVAIGLSVLLWQQLSYIYEGKTYLSHLSSQGSEEDGEKSCGNLLKFFGCPPLIERYLPTIRNLRKRHKT